The following coding sequences are from one Thermodesulfobacteriota bacterium window:
- a CDS encoding aldo/keto reductase — protein sequence MKFKTLGNTGVMVPEIGLGTWNYRGGVEPLRKGIELGATLIDTAEGYYTEDVVGEAVKEIRDQVFIATKVSGRHLDYDGVLRAAEGSLVQLETDYIDLYQIHWPNPRFPIKGTIRAMEKLADDGLVKYIGVSNFTLEEMQEAQAYMKSHQIVSNQVLYNLNSREIEYDLLPYCQKHQITIMAYTPLDNGNLAKGSSLFKRNRFKVLEQIASETNKTIAQVALNWCISQPYVIAIPKSDSVRRTIENCGASGWRLSPEQVDRLNEASS from the coding sequence ATGAAATTTAAAACTCTAGGCAACACCGGCGTGATGGTTCCAGAAATCGGGCTTGGCACATGGAACTACAGGGGTGGAGTTGAGCCGCTCCGAAAGGGAATCGAGCTCGGAGCCACATTAATAGATACTGCTGAGGGTTACTACACTGAGGATGTCGTGGGCGAAGCGGTAAAGGAAATTCGAGACCAGGTTTTTATCGCCACTAAAGTTTCCGGGAGGCACCTGGATTATGACGGTGTTCTGAGAGCTGCCGAGGGCAGCCTCGTCCAGTTGGAAACCGATTATATTGACCTCTATCAGATACACTGGCCTAATCCACGTTTCCCAATTAAGGGGACGATTAGAGCAATGGAAAAGCTTGCGGACGACGGACTTGTTAAATATATTGGTGTGAGTAATTTCACACTCGAAGAGATGCAAGAGGCCCAGGCATACATGAAAAGCCATCAAATTGTTTCCAATCAAGTCCTGTATAATCTAAACAGCAGAGAAATTGAGTATGATTTGTTACCATACTGCCAAAAACATCAGATAACTATTATGGCCTATACACCCCTGGATAATGGAAATTTGGCGAAAGGCTCAAGTCTTTTTAAGAGAAACAGATTTAAGGTATTAGAGCAGATAGCTTCAGAGACAAATAAAACCATAGCACAGGTTGCTCTAAACTGGTGCATTTCGCAACCTTATGTTATAGCAATACCAAAATCCGACAGCGTTAGGAGAACAATTGAAAACTGCGGTGCTTCGGGCTGGAGGCTGTCTCCGGAACAAGTAGATAGACTAAATGAAGCATCTTCATAA